A window of the Arachis duranensis cultivar V14167 chromosome 5, aradu.V14167.gnm2.J7QH, whole genome shotgun sequence genome harbors these coding sequences:
- the LOC107491279 gene encoding protein CHUP1, chloroplastic isoform X1: MIVRLGLVVAASLAAYTVKQLNVKGSKSEHGEARSRKRQGEGKEAELDKKDKEEEEEKEEVKRISSIINRANDFEDDILPEFEHLLSGEIEFPVRGEKDTVYELEMANNASELDRLRMLVKELEEREVKLEGELLEYYGLKEQESDIVELQRQLKIKTVEIDMLNNKINSLQAERKKLQEELANGGSSAKRELEVARNKIKELQRQMQLEANQTKGQLLLLKQQVSGLQLKEEDAVRKDAEIEKKLKAANDLEVQVVELKRRNKELQHEKRELTVKLNTAESKVAELSTMTESEMVAKVKEEVNKVRHANEDLLKQVEGLQMNRFSEVEELVYLRWVNACLRYELRNYQAPQGKVSARDLSKSLSPKSQEKAKQLMLEYAGGSERGQGDTDLDSNFSHPSSPGSEDFDNTSIDSSTSKYSSLSKKAGLMQKLKKWGKTKDDSTLSSPARSLSPRRMSMGVKPRGPLESLMLRNAGDSVAITTFGLRDQENNPDSPGTPNNNDPLNSVATSFQLMSKSVVEGSMEEKYPAYKDRHKLALAREKQIKEKADKARAQKFGDNSSLSGMSKERSITLPPKLTQIKEKTIVSGSTNDESEDGKSVDTQSISKMKLAEIEKRPTRIPRPPPKPAGRLPSGTNLTPSNGVPSAPPLPPSPPGAPLPPPPPPPPGSISRGAMDGDKVHRAPELVEFYQTLMKREAKKDTSSLLASSTSNASDARSNMIGEIENRSSFLLAVKADVESQGDFVMSLATEVRAASFSEIEDLVAFVNWLDEELSFLVDERAVLKHFDWPEGKADALREAAFEYQDLMKLENKVSTFVDDPKLSCEAALKKMYSLLEKVEQSVYALLRTRDMAISRYREFGIPVNWLMDSGVVGKIKLSSVQLAKKYMKRVASELDILSGPEKEPTREFLVLQGVRFAFRVHQFAGGFDAESMKAFEDLRSRIHTPQAGEDIKPETQDS; this comes from the exons ATGATAGTAAGGTTAGGACTTGTAGTTGCTGCTTCACTTGCAGCATATACAGTTAAGCAGCTGAATGTTAAAGGCTCAAAATCAG AACATGGTGAAGCAAGAAGTAGAAAGCGTCAAGGTGAGGGCAAAGAAGCAGAGCTCGATAAGAAGGAT aaggaggaggaagaggagaaagaggaggTTAAGCGAATCAGCAGCATAATTAACAGAGCTAACGACTTCGAAGATGATATTTTACCAGAATTCGAACATCTCCTATCGGGAGAGATCGAGTTTCCCGTACGAGGCGAGAAAGACACAGTTTATGAACTAGAGATGGCGAACAATGCGAGCGAGCTAGATCGGTTGCGAATGCTTGTTAAGGAATTGGAGGAGAGGGAAGTGAAACTCGAAGGAGAGTTGCTCGAATACTATGGACTGAAGGAACAAGAATCGGATATCGTCGAGTTACAAAGGCAGCTGAAGATCAAGACAGTAGAAATCGATATGCTCAATAATAAGATCAATTCATTGCAGGCAGAGAGAAAGAAGCTTCAAGAAGAGCTTGCGAATGGAGGAAGCTCGGCCAAAAGAGAACTCGAGGTAGCGAGAAACAAGATCAAGGAGCTACAGAGGCAGATGCAGCTTGAAGCTAACCAAACAAAAGGACAGTTGCTGTTGCTTAAGCAGCAAGTTTCTGGTCTTCAGCTGAAAGAAGAAGACGCGGTGAGAAAAGATGcagaaattgagaagaaactCAAAGCTGCGAACGATTTAGAGGTCCAAGTGGTGGAGCTTAAGAGAAGAAACAAAGAGCTTCAACATGAGAAGCGAGAATTAACCGTTAAACTCAACACGGCCGAATCCAAAGTCGCTGAGCTCTCGACTATGACAGAG AGTGAAATGGTGGCCAAGGTAAAAGAAGAGGTGAACAAAGTGAGGCATGCAAATGAAGATCTTCTAAAGCAAGTAGAAGGACTTCAGATGAATAGGTTCAGTGAAGTAGAAGAGCTGGTATACCTTCGTTGGGTTAATGCGTGCTTGAGATATGAGCTCAGGAACTACCAAGCACCCCAAGGAAAAGTATCAGCTCGCGACCTCAGCAAAAGCCTCAGCCCGAAATCACAAGAGAAGGCTAAGCAGCTAATGCTAGAATACGCCGGCGGATCAGAACGTGGCCAAGGCGACACTGATCTAGACAGCAACTTCTCCCATCCTTCTTCCCCAGGAAGCGAAGATTTCGACAACACCTCAATTGATAGCTCTACTAGCAAATATAGTAGCCTTAGCAAGAAAGCTGGCTTGATGCAGAAGTTGAAGAAATGGGGTAAGACCAAAGATGATAGTACACTTTCCTCGCCGGCTCGATCTCTTTCTCCAAGAAGGATGAGTATGGGAGTTAAGCCGAGGGGTCCGCTGGAGAGCTTGATGTTGCGAAACGCAGGCGATAGTGTAGCCATCACTACATTTGGGCTAAGGGATCAGGAAAATAATCCTGATTCTCCTGGAACTCCAAACAATAATGATCCCCTGAATTCTGTTGCAACTTCATTCCAGTTGATGTCTAAGTCAGTAGTTGAGGGATCAATGGAGGAAAAGTATCCGGCGTATAAAGACCGGCACAAATTGGCGTTAGCCAGGGAGAAACAGATCAAAGAAAAAGCTGACAAAGCAAGAGCACAAAAATTTGGCGATAACTCAAGTTTGAGTGGCATGAGTAAAGAGAGGTCTATAACTCTGCCACCGAAACTAACTCAAATAAAGGAGAAGACAATTGTTTCTGGCAGTACCAATGATGAATCTGAAGATGGTAAGAGCGTTGACACACAAAGCATTAGCAAGATGAAGCTTGCAGAGATTGAGAAAAGGCCTACTAGGATACCTCGGCCACCTCCTAAACCAGCCGGTCGTCTTCCGAGTGGCACAAATCTGACTCCTTCTAACGGAGTACCATCTGCTCcgcctcttcctccttctcctccaggTGCTCCACTGCCACCACCGCCACCTCCTCCACCAGGAAGCATATCGAGAGGAGCAATGGATGGCGACAAAGTTCACCGAGCTCCAGAGCTAGTcgaattttatcaaacattaaTGAAAAGAGAGGCAAAGAAGGATACTTCATCACTGTTAGCTTCTTCAACAAGTAATGCGTCTGATGCAAGGAGCAACATGATTGGTGAAATTGAGAACAGATCATCATTCCTCTTAGCT GTCAAAGCTGATGTAGAATCGCAAGGTGATTTTGTCATGTCCTTGGCAACTGAAGTTCGAGCAGCATCGTTTTCCGAAATCGAAGACCTTGTTGCCTTTGTGAACTGGCTAGATGAGGAACTTTCCTTCCTG GTTGATGAACGAGCTGTGCTGAAGCACTTTGATTGGCCTGAAGGGAAAGCCGATGCACTAAGGGAAGCAGCATTTGAATATCAGGATCTGATGAAATTGGAGAATAAAGTCTCAACCTTTGTCGATGATCCCAAACTCTCGTGCGAAGCGGCTCTAAAGAAGATGTATTCTTTGCTTGAGAA AGTTGAGCaaagtgtatatgcactcttaCGCACAAGAGATATGGCTATTTCGCGGTACAGAGAATTTGGTATCCCTGTAAACTGGCTCATGGATTCTGGAGTGGTGGGCAAG ATCAAGCTTTCTTCAGTGCAATTGGCAAAGAAGTACATGAAACGTGTGGCGTCAGAGCTTGATATATTATCTGGACCTGAGAAGGAACCAACAAGAGAGTTTTTGGTACTGCAAGGTGTTCGTTTTGCTTTCCGTGTCCATCAG TTTGCAGGTGGCTTCGATGCAGAGAGCATGAAGGCGTTTGAGGACCTCAGGAGTCGCATCCATACACCTCAAGCAGGTGAAGATATTAAACCAGAAACACAGGATTCTTAG
- the LOC107491279 gene encoding protein CHUP1, chloroplastic isoform X2, whose amino-acid sequence MIVRLGLVVAASLAAYTVKQLNVKGSKSEHGEARSRKRQGEGKEAELDKKDEEEEEKEEVKRISSIINRANDFEDDILPEFEHLLSGEIEFPVRGEKDTVYELEMANNASELDRLRMLVKELEEREVKLEGELLEYYGLKEQESDIVELQRQLKIKTVEIDMLNNKINSLQAERKKLQEELANGGSSAKRELEVARNKIKELQRQMQLEANQTKGQLLLLKQQVSGLQLKEEDAVRKDAEIEKKLKAANDLEVQVVELKRRNKELQHEKRELTVKLNTAESKVAELSTMTESEMVAKVKEEVNKVRHANEDLLKQVEGLQMNRFSEVEELVYLRWVNACLRYELRNYQAPQGKVSARDLSKSLSPKSQEKAKQLMLEYAGGSERGQGDTDLDSNFSHPSSPGSEDFDNTSIDSSTSKYSSLSKKAGLMQKLKKWGKTKDDSTLSSPARSLSPRRMSMGVKPRGPLESLMLRNAGDSVAITTFGLRDQENNPDSPGTPNNNDPLNSVATSFQLMSKSVVEGSMEEKYPAYKDRHKLALAREKQIKEKADKARAQKFGDNSSLSGMSKERSITLPPKLTQIKEKTIVSGSTNDESEDGKSVDTQSISKMKLAEIEKRPTRIPRPPPKPAGRLPSGTNLTPSNGVPSAPPLPPSPPGAPLPPPPPPPPGSISRGAMDGDKVHRAPELVEFYQTLMKREAKKDTSSLLASSTSNASDARSNMIGEIENRSSFLLAVKADVESQGDFVMSLATEVRAASFSEIEDLVAFVNWLDEELSFLVDERAVLKHFDWPEGKADALREAAFEYQDLMKLENKVSTFVDDPKLSCEAALKKMYSLLEKVEQSVYALLRTRDMAISRYREFGIPVNWLMDSGVVGKIKLSSVQLAKKYMKRVASELDILSGPEKEPTREFLVLQGVRFAFRVHQFAGGFDAESMKAFEDLRSRIHTPQAGEDIKPETQDS is encoded by the exons ATGATAGTAAGGTTAGGACTTGTAGTTGCTGCTTCACTTGCAGCATATACAGTTAAGCAGCTGAATGTTAAAGGCTCAAAATCAG AACATGGTGAAGCAAGAAGTAGAAAGCGTCAAGGTGAGGGCAAAGAAGCAGAGCTCGATAAGAAGGAT gaggaggaagaggagaaagaggaggTTAAGCGAATCAGCAGCATAATTAACAGAGCTAACGACTTCGAAGATGATATTTTACCAGAATTCGAACATCTCCTATCGGGAGAGATCGAGTTTCCCGTACGAGGCGAGAAAGACACAGTTTATGAACTAGAGATGGCGAACAATGCGAGCGAGCTAGATCGGTTGCGAATGCTTGTTAAGGAATTGGAGGAGAGGGAAGTGAAACTCGAAGGAGAGTTGCTCGAATACTATGGACTGAAGGAACAAGAATCGGATATCGTCGAGTTACAAAGGCAGCTGAAGATCAAGACAGTAGAAATCGATATGCTCAATAATAAGATCAATTCATTGCAGGCAGAGAGAAAGAAGCTTCAAGAAGAGCTTGCGAATGGAGGAAGCTCGGCCAAAAGAGAACTCGAGGTAGCGAGAAACAAGATCAAGGAGCTACAGAGGCAGATGCAGCTTGAAGCTAACCAAACAAAAGGACAGTTGCTGTTGCTTAAGCAGCAAGTTTCTGGTCTTCAGCTGAAAGAAGAAGACGCGGTGAGAAAAGATGcagaaattgagaagaaactCAAAGCTGCGAACGATTTAGAGGTCCAAGTGGTGGAGCTTAAGAGAAGAAACAAAGAGCTTCAACATGAGAAGCGAGAATTAACCGTTAAACTCAACACGGCCGAATCCAAAGTCGCTGAGCTCTCGACTATGACAGAG AGTGAAATGGTGGCCAAGGTAAAAGAAGAGGTGAACAAAGTGAGGCATGCAAATGAAGATCTTCTAAAGCAAGTAGAAGGACTTCAGATGAATAGGTTCAGTGAAGTAGAAGAGCTGGTATACCTTCGTTGGGTTAATGCGTGCTTGAGATATGAGCTCAGGAACTACCAAGCACCCCAAGGAAAAGTATCAGCTCGCGACCTCAGCAAAAGCCTCAGCCCGAAATCACAAGAGAAGGCTAAGCAGCTAATGCTAGAATACGCCGGCGGATCAGAACGTGGCCAAGGCGACACTGATCTAGACAGCAACTTCTCCCATCCTTCTTCCCCAGGAAGCGAAGATTTCGACAACACCTCAATTGATAGCTCTACTAGCAAATATAGTAGCCTTAGCAAGAAAGCTGGCTTGATGCAGAAGTTGAAGAAATGGGGTAAGACCAAAGATGATAGTACACTTTCCTCGCCGGCTCGATCTCTTTCTCCAAGAAGGATGAGTATGGGAGTTAAGCCGAGGGGTCCGCTGGAGAGCTTGATGTTGCGAAACGCAGGCGATAGTGTAGCCATCACTACATTTGGGCTAAGGGATCAGGAAAATAATCCTGATTCTCCTGGAACTCCAAACAATAATGATCCCCTGAATTCTGTTGCAACTTCATTCCAGTTGATGTCTAAGTCAGTAGTTGAGGGATCAATGGAGGAAAAGTATCCGGCGTATAAAGACCGGCACAAATTGGCGTTAGCCAGGGAGAAACAGATCAAAGAAAAAGCTGACAAAGCAAGAGCACAAAAATTTGGCGATAACTCAAGTTTGAGTGGCATGAGTAAAGAGAGGTCTATAACTCTGCCACCGAAACTAACTCAAATAAAGGAGAAGACAATTGTTTCTGGCAGTACCAATGATGAATCTGAAGATGGTAAGAGCGTTGACACACAAAGCATTAGCAAGATGAAGCTTGCAGAGATTGAGAAAAGGCCTACTAGGATACCTCGGCCACCTCCTAAACCAGCCGGTCGTCTTCCGAGTGGCACAAATCTGACTCCTTCTAACGGAGTACCATCTGCTCcgcctcttcctccttctcctccaggTGCTCCACTGCCACCACCGCCACCTCCTCCACCAGGAAGCATATCGAGAGGAGCAATGGATGGCGACAAAGTTCACCGAGCTCCAGAGCTAGTcgaattttatcaaacattaaTGAAAAGAGAGGCAAAGAAGGATACTTCATCACTGTTAGCTTCTTCAACAAGTAATGCGTCTGATGCAAGGAGCAACATGATTGGTGAAATTGAGAACAGATCATCATTCCTCTTAGCT GTCAAAGCTGATGTAGAATCGCAAGGTGATTTTGTCATGTCCTTGGCAACTGAAGTTCGAGCAGCATCGTTTTCCGAAATCGAAGACCTTGTTGCCTTTGTGAACTGGCTAGATGAGGAACTTTCCTTCCTG GTTGATGAACGAGCTGTGCTGAAGCACTTTGATTGGCCTGAAGGGAAAGCCGATGCACTAAGGGAAGCAGCATTTGAATATCAGGATCTGATGAAATTGGAGAATAAAGTCTCAACCTTTGTCGATGATCCCAAACTCTCGTGCGAAGCGGCTCTAAAGAAGATGTATTCTTTGCTTGAGAA AGTTGAGCaaagtgtatatgcactcttaCGCACAAGAGATATGGCTATTTCGCGGTACAGAGAATTTGGTATCCCTGTAAACTGGCTCATGGATTCTGGAGTGGTGGGCAAG ATCAAGCTTTCTTCAGTGCAATTGGCAAAGAAGTACATGAAACGTGTGGCGTCAGAGCTTGATATATTATCTGGACCTGAGAAGGAACCAACAAGAGAGTTTTTGGTACTGCAAGGTGTTCGTTTTGCTTTCCGTGTCCATCAG TTTGCAGGTGGCTTCGATGCAGAGAGCATGAAGGCGTTTGAGGACCTCAGGAGTCGCATCCATACACCTCAAGCAGGTGAAGATATTAAACCAGAAACACAGGATTCTTAG